TTCGCGCCTAGCGGGGACCGTAAAAAAGCAGACAAGGCTCGATAACGGCGGGGGAGGGCGACCGGAAGCCCTCCCCCGACCTGTCGGCAGGGGCCATACGTGGATGGAAGGTGGTGCCGCTTTGGATCAGGACGCCGTCAGAACGATAAAGGACAGGATCGACATCGTCGAACTGATCGGCGAGTCGGTGCAACTGAGAAGGGCTGGAAGAAGTTTCCGGGGGCTATGCCCCTTCCATTCGGAAAAAACGCCATCATTTTTTGTCTCCTCGGAACGCCAGACCTATCACTGCTTCGGCTGCGGCCGCGGCGGTGACCTGTTTTCCTTTGTGATGGAAAGGGAGGGGATGACCTTCCCCGAGGCTCTCGCCATGCTGGCCGACAGGGCGGGTGTGACCCTTGAACGCTTCGATGGACGCCCGGGACGGTCCAAAGGCGTGGCGGGCGCCATGGAAGCCGCCCTGGCCTTTTTCCGCAGATCCCTCACGGGTCCGGAAGGGGAGAGCGCCAGGAAGTACCTCGACAGGAGGGGCATAGGCTCCGCCGATGCCGCAGCCTTCGAAATGGGCTGGGCACCGGCCTCCTGGGACATGCTCAGGAGGGAACTCGAGGCCCGCGGTATCCCGGCCGGGGATGCCATGGCCGCCGGGCTCCTGGCCGGGAGCGGGGGGCGTACCTATGACCGGTTCAGGGGCCGGATCATCTTCTCCATCAGGGACATCCAGGGGAGGCTCGTCGCCTTCGGTGGACGCCTCGTGGACGGCGAGGGCGCCAAGTACATCAACAGCCCCGAGAGCGAACTCTACAGCAAAAGGAAAACTCTCTACCTCCTGAACGCCGCAAGGTCGTCGATCCGTGAGAAGGGCCGTTCCATCCTCGTCGAGGGCTACATGGACGCCATCAAACTGCACATGGCCGGTTTTTCCGAGACGGTCGCCTCCCTGGGGACCGCCCTGGCCGAGGAGCAGGCCGACCTTCTCAAGAGGTTCGCCGACCAGTGCCTCATCTGTTACGATTCCGACACGGCCGGCCAGGAAGCGACGATCAGGGAGATGTACACCCTCCAGAAGAGCGGTCTTGACATCAGGGTGGTGGTCCTCCCCGAGGGCAAGGACCCCGACGATGTCGTCAGCGGTAACGAAGGGCAGGATCGTTTCCTGGGGCTGATCGGCAGGGCCGAACCGCTTCCCCTTTTTCATATCAGGGCCAAGAGCGAGGCGTTGTCGGACGAAACGCGAAGGACCGCCGCCAGGAGAGAGATCATCGAGAGCCTGGCCGAACTCCCCCCGCTGGAGGCGAACAGGCATATATCACAGGTGGCCCAGGGCCTGGGACTGCTGTTGCCGGAGATGGTCGACCTCCTCAGAAGCGCCCGGAGGTCTGCC
This region of Thermovirga sp. genomic DNA includes:
- a CDS encoding DNA primase, with the translated sequence MDQDAVRTIKDRIDIVELIGESVQLRRAGRSFRGLCPFHSEKTPSFFVSSERQTYHCFGCGRGGDLFSFVMEREGMTFPEALAMLADRAGVTLERFDGRPGRSKGVAGAMEAALAFFRRSLTGPEGESARKYLDRRGIGSADAAAFEMGWAPASWDMLRRELEARGIPAGDAMAAGLLAGSGGRTYDRFRGRIIFSIRDIQGRLVAFGGRLVDGEGAKYINSPESELYSKRKTLYLLNAARSSIREKGRSILVEGYMDAIKLHMAGFSETVASLGTALAEEQADLLKRFADQCLICYDSDTAGQEATIREMYTLQKSGLDIRVVVLPEGKDPDDVVSGNEGQDRFLGLIGRAEPLPLFHIRAKSEALSDETRRTAARREIIESLAELPPLEANRHISQVAQGLGLLLPEMVDLLRSARRSAGRGGKKGISGPESVYIYGERDIPRGVKPSDPWEAALCYLLWTDERKRAKVEPAYVLSLLSEEGTKAVALSILSGDGTGELRARWAKAGDDYPMRLISTGWGHCVRNGEREDMWDIVLSALESKRSKDRFDALTEKHARGKASPEEMKEYFELARKLKRRDR